GAGGCGGCGCTCGATGCTAGGGGCATCGCGGTGCGGCTCGTCGGGAGCTCGCGTCCCGCAGAAAAAGGTTCTGAGCCACCAGGAGCAGGAATTAGGCCGCCCTCCGCACTGCCCGCAGCCTTGGCCCGCGCCTCGAAAGTCTTCACCGCTCTGGACGCGCTGGTGCCAGGCGTCTCCGTCGACCCGCTCGTCGGGCAATTGATTGAGATCCTGCCGCCAAAGAGCTGGACTAGAGCCATCCGGGCTCGACGTTATCTGCGCAATATCTGCGGCTCCTGGAGCGCGGCGCTGACCTCGGACAGCGTCGTCATCTTCGATCAGGGTTTTATGAATTCACTCTGCTCGCTCGCTCTCTTTTCCGGTGCGCTAAGCCAGCATGCCCTGTCGCGAGGACTATCGCTTGTCCCGGCGCCCGATTTGCTCATTCGCGTTGAGACGCCGCGTGAAGTGCTGCAGGCGCGCCTTGAAAAGCGACTGCGTCGTCAAGGGGTGTTTGAGCGACTGTTCGAGAGCGACATCCAAAGATCGCTTCGGCAGATCGAGATCTCCTCGATGATTGATGATTTGCTGAAAGCGCGCGGCCGGCATCCGATGCGTGTGAGTTGGCGGGACCAAGACACCCTCGCAATGGCCGTTGAGACGATCGCGGACGAAATCATCTTGAAGAAGGGACACGGATTGCGATGACCTGACTTCAGCGCGAAATCGCCTTGTACCCGCGACGCTGAATTGAGAATTGACGGAGCAAACAGAGCCGTTTTCATCGGCCGCGTCCGGCGCCGATTGACCGGTTGCAGAAAGGAAAGCCAGCTATGGTAGATAAGATCGGCACGGATGCTGGCGAGGACCTCACCGGTGGCGCTGAAAACGATTTGCTCGATGGCAAGGGGGGAAACGACAGGCTTTACGGCAAGGATGGCAATGACATCCTTTATGGCCGGAGTGGGGATGACCTGCTCGACGGAATGGCCGGCGCGGACACCATGTACGGCGGATCAGGCAATGACCGCTACAGGATCGATAATGTCGGCGATGTGATCAGCGAGGATGAAAACAACGACGGCATCGATGATGGCGGAATCGACCTGGTCGAGAGTTCTGTCACGTTCACCCTACCCAAGTTCTTTGAAAATCTGACGCTGACGGGGACGGACGCCATCAACGCGACAGGCAATGAACTCGACAACAAGATCAAAGGAAATGCCGCTGCGAACGTACTGGCTGGAGACGGGGGAAAAGATATACTGACTGGCGGTGGCGGCGCCGACACGTTCCTATTCGGTCCAGCTGCGGTCAGTAGCACGGACCGGGTGGTGGACTTCGACGCGGACGACCGATTTGGAATCTTCGCCGCCGATTACGGCCTGAGAGCGGGCAGCGGTCTGACCAATGGGAGACTGTCGAGCGACTACTTCACCATTGTGAGTTCCGGCAATCAGGCGAGCACGTCTCACGGGCAGTTCATCTACTTGAGTGGGACTCGGACTTTGATGTGGGACGGAGATGGTGCCGGCGGCGCCGCCGGGATCGCGATCGCCACCTTCGATACCGATATTGCAAGCTTCCTGAGCGCCGACCGCTTCATGATTTTCGGGTCTGGCGGTTCAGAACCATCGCCGCAGATATCGATCACGGACGGAGCGCCGAACCCGCAGACGGAAGGCAGCACAGCCACGATCAAATTCATGATCACGCTGTCGGAGGCGGCTTCCGAGGCGGTGCGCATCACCTACAGTACGCAAGACGGCACGGCGACAGCCAGTGAGGACTTCGTGGGCGTGAGCGGTGGCGTGGTCGACATCCCGGCCGGGCAGACAAGCGTCGAAGTCACCATCAATCTGCGCGACGACACCATCGTGGAGAATACCGAGACCTTCAAGGTCCTGATCAACTCGGCAAAGCTCGTCACGAGCGGCACGGCGCTCACCCTTGCCGATTCCTCGGGAACGGGCAGTATCGCCGACAATGATCTCAGCCCGCCTTCGCATCCGACCGTGGTCAACATCATTGACACCAGCATCAAGGCAGGCGGGATCAACAGTTCGGATCCGTCAGGGCTGGCCTATGTGCCGGGCCAGGGCCTCTTCCTTTCCGATTCGGAAGTGGATGAGAGCCCATTCTTCCGCGCGAACAATCTGTTCCAGATCAGCACGAGTGGTGTCCTGGAGAACTCCTTCAGCCTTGCAACCTTCACGAAGGAGCCGACGGGTCTGGCATTCAACCCGGTTACCGGTCATTTGCTCATCACGGACGATGACAAGTATTCGATCTACTGGGTCGATCCGAAGAACCCGACAGCGAGGCTCGGGACGGCCTCGGCAAAGTCCCTCAACTGTGACGATCCGGAGGACGTCGCCGTCAACCCGAACAATGGCAACGTGTTCATTGTCAACGGGACTTCCCATACGATCGTCGAGATCGACAAGACATTCAGCCAGGTTCTCTCCAGGATCACTCTTCCCGTGGAAATCAAGGATCCGGAGGCGCTGGCCTATGACGCCCAGCATGACGTGTTCTTCGTGGGCGGCGGCTTCAGCAAGAATATCTGGGTTGTCGATCACGGCGGCAACATCCTGCAGTCCATCGACCTTCTTAAGGATTACCGCAACCCGATTGGCGGCACCAGCGTCAAGGTCAAGGACCTGGAATTGGCGCCGAGCAGTGATCCCAATGACGATCCAGGTAAAATGAATCTCTATGTCGCCGACTACGGGAACAGCCATGTGAATGACGGGCGCGTGATCGAAATCGACTTGGGCCATGATTGGCTCATTGTCGCTTAGCACTCTAGTTGCGGCTGTCGTCTGCGGATCAGAGCTTTGCGCCATTGCCTGGTGCGCTCGGCACTGCAGCGCCGCGCGTCTTATCAGACGCGCAAAAGTCGCGGTAGACACTTTGAATTGGCGCAATGTCTTTCTTCTTAAATCGAGAACGATTTAAGGAGACATGCAATAGGCAGGCCAGGCGGCGCTGGCAAACCCCGGCAGGGCAGGCGTGGCGGTGAGACAAGTGAGCGACCTGCGTTCCTTAGTCTCTTCGTCGCACCGCACGAGCTGTGCAATGCCAGGCCCAACCGCATCGTCCGTCAGGTCACGAAGGCCACGCCGCATCTGCGCAATAGCGAAGCAATGGCGCTGGAAGCCATTGCCTTCGTAAAGCGGCGAGGGCCAAGCCTATCACGTCAGATAGCTCAACTCAGGGCGAACCCGCCCGGCTGCGATTCGGTAGCGCCACCACTCGATCGTCTTTTCGAGGCCGCTGTCGAGCGTTTCGCGAGGGGCCCAGCCCGTCAACTCTCGCAAACGATCCGAGTCGGCGATTAGGGCCATCACTTCCGATGCAGCCGGCCGCTTGCGAACGTCTTCCGCGATTATCGGTTTGGCTGGCCCAGCCACTAGTTCGCGAATGCGATCGACAGTCTCAGAAATGGTAACTGCAAACCCCGAGCCTGCATTATAAGCGGCACCCCATTTCAGCTGTTCCGCTCGGCCGATGGCTAGAAACGCACTGACAGTATCGTCAACGAAATTGAAATCTCGTATCGGGCTAAGGTCACCAATCCGGATCTCTTTCGATTCCGGCTGGAGGGCCTGCCGGATGATCGTCGGAATGACGGCGCGCTCGCTTTGACGCGGCCCGTAAGTGTTGAAGGGGCGCATGATGACGGCGGGCGTCTCGAATGATCGGGCATAGGCCTCTACCATCTTGTCCGCACCAATCTTGCTGGCGGAATAGGGTGACTGACCTTGAAGTGGGTGTTCTTCGGTGATTGGTGTGAACAGCGCGGTGCCGTAGACTTCGGAGGTTGACGTGTGGACCATCCGGCCGACCCCGCCTGCGCGACAAGCCTCGAGCACGTTCACCGTGCCCGTTACGTTGGTGTCCACATAGGATTGCGGCGCACTATAGCTGTAAGGGATCGCGATCAACGCGGCGAGGTGAAATACGACATCTGCGCCGTCGACCAGCTTGCGCACAAAATGGGAGTCGCGGACATCGCCCGCCACGAGATTCATAGCTTGGCGAAGCTCGGCGGGGGTATCATCTAGCCACCCCCTTTGCCCGAAAGAGTTGTAGAGACTGAGCGCGGTGACCTTTGCGCCCTGGCGTACCAAGCTCTCCGCCAGATGCGAACCAATGAAGCCATCGGCTCCAGTGATCACCGTCTTCAGTCCGTCGTAGCGCGTATCGATAGCCATAGCACTCAGTTCCCCATCGTTGCGTTATTTCTGCTTGAACCCGCGAAGTTCAAGATGGCGGCGTACCCACGGAGGCGACAGGGGATCGCCACCGAGTCCCCCACCTCCATTCATGAATCCGAAAGCACAGAATCATAAACTGCAGTTGTCTCCGCCACGAGGCGGTCGAGGGAGAAGCGCTTCTCGTACCAAGCCCGTCCGGCCTCTCCCATCTGGCGACGATACAGTGGAGCCGCAATAAGCAAGCGCAGACGGTCGCGGAGGACATCAATGTTTCCCCGCGGTACAACGAATCCGGTCTCGCTCTCGCGAACCGACTCGCGCACTCCTCCAACGTCTGACGCAATCACTGGCAGGCCCGCTCGCATAGCCTCGAGGATCGAGCGCGGGAATCCCTCCCAATTGGAAGCGAGCACAAATATCTGCCCGTCCGCCAAACGCTCTGCCACATCCTGTCGATAACCCGCAAAGCGAACGCGCGACGCGATCCCCAGCGAGGCGGCAAGCGCCTCGACGGAGGAGAGCAAGGGCCCGTCACCAACCAGCTCCAGCTGCCAATCGAGGTCCGTTAACTGCGCAAGGGCGCGCAAGAGCGTCGCATGGTCTTTTTGCCAGGCCATGCGTGCCACCATTACAATCTTGGGCGGCGATCTTTCCGGTCGGGCGCGAAGCGATTCCTTGACGTCGGGCATGGCATTCGGGATTGCCACGAGCCGATCTTTGCGAGTCAGGAAGCTCCGTTCGGCGGCACTGAAGTCAGATTCACATACCGTGATGATACGAGACGCAAGCGGTGCTGCGGCCCATTCGACCAGCCAAAAAATAACACGATGGATCCATGGATGCCCCTTCGTGAAACCCCAGCCGTGGGCGGTAAACAGAGCCGGAATACCAAGACTGGACGCGGCAATCCGACCAAGCAGGCCCGCAGTGGTAGAGTGCGTCGATACGATGTCGGGGCGAAGCTGACGTAATAGTTCTCGGATCTCAAGTACAGCTTTCACGGCCTGGAAGGGCCCCACGCTGCGATGCAGGTTTTGTACGCAATGAATGGGAATTCCACAATCTCTAAGGTGATTGGCAAACCGACCGTCGCGACCAGCCAAAATCGTCACCTCCGCACCTCTGGATCGAAGCGCAGTGGATAGATCGCGCACGTGAATGTGTGCCCCCCCGATTTCGTCTCCGCGCGAAATCACGAAAACGATGCGTAGACGATGGTCGACCTGCTCGGTCGTCCGCTGTTCGTGTGACGATAGAATAGACATCGGCACCCCCCGGCCACAGCTACACTTAAACACAACTCCACAGAGCCTGCATCACGGCTTTCACCGTGTCCTCGAGCGGCTGGTCCGTATCGACGGAAATCACGCGCGAATTCGGGAACTCAGTCTCCATCTCGATCTTTCTGCGCCTCTTTACGGCTGCGGGATCGGGTCCTTCTTTCTTAATGCGAACCGCGTCCCTTCTCAGCGACGTCTCGATCGGCGCGGTTAAACGGATGACAAGCGTCGGCTGCGGGAGCCCGGTGTAGAGCGCCCGCTCGCGTCTCATCAGCCACTGCTTCAGGCCACGTCCGCACCGCGCCAGCGCCTCATCATCGAACCGACTGCTGTCGACCGCGCCAAGGGTCGCGGAAGGGTAACGATCGGCAATCACAATCGACCCCGCGGCGGCATAGCGCCAGCAACGGCTCAGAAGCGCGCGGCGGTCGTGGGCCAGAACAGTGAGCCACAGAGTATTCAGCAAAGAAGGCGGCACGTTTTGCTGCTGCTCACGTTCCGCACGCGCGCTGGATCGGTGTCCGGGCAGGATCCGCCGGGCCAAAGGAAGGAGGAGGCGCGGGAGGAGCGAAACGAACGTCGCGGGAGGTTTGCCGACATGGACGGCGCGGACATCGAAATGATGGCCCAGAATGCGGGCGGAGGCGAGACTCAAGGTGGATTTTCCCGTGCCCATGGGACCGACAAAAGCGATTACGAGCCCTGCCGCGATAGGGATAAGCCTGCGGCGACGCCTCAGCAGCAACAGTAGGACACGTTGTATGCGTGACAGCGCTTCCGAGAGTGTGTTGAGCCGTCGCCAGCCACGGAGCTGGACCGCTAGCTGACGACCAAGCAGGATCCGGCGAACCATGGCCCGCGGCTCGGCGATGGCTTCGATCAGGTCATGAAGAAGCGAAACAGGCGCACCCGAAAACCAGGTCGTCCAGAGCTCCTCGGCCTTGCCAAGGTTCGCGCTTGCACAGAGCCATCTCAGCTCCTGCAGCACGAGGTCGTAGTGGCGCTGAAGCAAAAACAGCTCCGCAAGACTGGTATGCTTGAGCGCAACTCGGAGCGCAAAGAGCACCAGTTCGGCCTCGACCGTGGGGACCGGAACGCCGTGCAAGCGACGCGTATTGGCCAGTAGCGCCCATTCCACCGGGAGATGGTAGGCCTTGACCAGACTGTCACCGGTGACGATCTGGAAATAGGCGTGCACGTGGAGCAGCTGCGGCGCATCGGGATCCAGAGCAAAGGCGTGGAAGACACCGGGATGTCCGGCCCCGTTCGCGGAGACCGCAAGCTTGAACCCGCTTTCGACCAGCGCGGTTTGGAAGCCGGCGGCGTCCTGGCGGTCGACGAGCAGGTCCAGATCCCCTTCGCCCGCAAGGCTCTCGGCAAGCCGCAGATTGCTCTTCCAGTGGCAGTACCGCAGCCCCATACGGTCCAGCGAGGCGAGCAGGCGACGTATCGGCTCCTTCGGTGCGGGGAGGGCCGACGTGGTTTCGGGGCCGGCTAATCCAGCGAGGTAGGCTTTAGGCTGCATGGACGTCAAATGACGGCGACTGAACATCCTCAATCGAGCTCCTGGGCGGTCTGGAAATCGTCTATCCGGCCAAATTCGAGCCGGACGACAGCAGCTCGAGCACCCGCTGTGATCGAACCGGCCCCAACGGCATCGCGAGGACCATGGTATACGGGCGCAGGCGAGTTCCCTGACCGCCACATCGCATTACGGCTTTCATCAATGGACTCCCTCCGCTCAACAGGCCAATGCCACAGCTGCGAAACCCGCCTCTGAGGCGAGTTTGACCCCTTGCCGTTTCCAATCTAGCGCGCCGGCTAACGATCAACTTAATGCTAATAAGGGTGAGAAGGTTTTTCCGGCAGGAAGCTGGCTTTGCCAAACCTGAATACCCAAGAAGAGTGCCGCTCACTAAGCCAGAATGTAAGCATGGAGTATTGGCGGAGCCGGCAAGACGCACTCGACACTCCCGTTAACGCCTACAGCGCCGTGCATCTTATCAAACGCGCAAAGGACGCTGTAGATGCACGGCGCTGTAGTGGCACCACGACTGCGTTTTGGTGGATGGCGGGGGGCCGTAAATCGTCGTTGGCAGCGTTGCGAGCGAATATTCGTCAGTTGATTTAGGCTCGGGTGCGAGGGGCGCTGGGGCTAATATCGAGCGGTCGCGCATGCGTCAACTTTCGCGGTGCGAATGAGTGCATGGCCGCGAGACCGAGCACGACCGAGAACCAGAAAATCGGGTGACGAACAACCAGGTGAAAGTTGGAATATACGAACAGCGAGAATATCAGACTTGCCACCGCTATGAGCCCAGCCCGGTAGGCAGCGATAAGTGCCACGGTAATGATCCAGAAAAAGATCAGCATAGCTAGGAGGCCGCCCTGAGTGATCAAGTCGAGGGCAGTGTTATGCGCTTCTGCTTTTTCAGGGGGCGGTAGTTTCGTCCGCTTTCCGAGAAGATGCGGGCCTGGTCCGAGGCCCAACATTCCTGATTTCAGGCCAATTTCCACCGCTTCACTCCAGAGTCGAAATCGATCTTCAGCTTGATCATTTTCTGACATGGTCTCGACGATCGCTTGGCGGGCATTCTCTTCGATCTTCGGAGTGAACGGGGCTACGGACGCAAGCAGCAATGGAAGTGACAGGATTATCAGACAGGCGACGGTCATGAGCAGAGACGGGTGACGCTCGGCGCGCATGAACCTGATTAGAAACTTGCTCCCCACGAAAAGCGGTGCCGCAAAGCCAATGGCCAGGGTAAACGAGTCACTTCGGGTCAGAATTCCGGCAATGAAAGGAGGGGCCATGCAGCTAAGCGCGAAAATTTTGGTGTGCAGGCGAACCTCCGCCTCTGCCCTTTGAAGCGACAGGAGCACAAGTACAGTGCATAGAAGACCAAATTGGTTTGGATTCATTGACCAGCCGATGAACCGGTTCCACTCCCAAAAGCCAAGGCCTGGCATGGGAACCATGCCATAGCCGCCGGCGATTAACAGAATGACCGCGACGGCGCCGCCGACCGAGAATGTCCACGCCACGCGGTGAAGCCGCCAAGCAGGGAGAATGACTAAGAGAAGCGACAAAATAGCTACGAAGGCGTAAGCTTGTCCGGTGTGCAGGACGCCCGATGGATAGATATTGTCTGTGGCCAATCCCAAAAACAAACCTATGCTCTGGGCGAAGGTGAACACCGCCCAGAATAGCAGCATATGGGATAGGGGCCTTGTCAGCGCCGGAGCGCCCCGATGGGCGAGGTCAGCCAGCGCTCCAATAATCCATATCGTGAGCAGCGCTTCGCCGGCTCCCCAAGGCGTGCCGGGCAGACGGAGCTGCGTCGCAGTCGACAACAACAGTCCAAATGCGAGCAGTCCATCATTAATCATTGACACGACCTGATTAGACCAAACCCAAAGCAGCAAGGCCCGCCCTTTGACCTCCGGGCGCACGAGCCGACAGCCCGATCTTCTCACATTCGCCTGGGTCTGGAATGTAGAAATTGGATACTGACGACGCCCAAAAAGGGCTAGGCCGCAACGCTGCTTACCCACTAAGGGGGTATTTACATCCGCATCGCTGCGCCAGCATTTTAATGGGAGTGTTGCAGCAACTCCTAAAGACCGCCGGAGGCCACAATGAACCCAGACAAGCCCAGATTGCTGGGGTTGATATTGTTGGCGGGCTCGATCTTGGCGCTGTCGGTCAGCGGCAAGGTGCTTGCCTTCGACAATCTGGCGGACACACGGGTGGTCGCGGTGCCAGAGATGGCTGCCCCTGGCTATCTCGAGCGGAGCACCGATCCAGTATTTGGTACTCCTTTCGTTCGAGTGACGGATCCGGGCAAGGAGCTCATGACGGGCATCGCGTGTGACCCGGCCTTTTGCAGGCATCGCTATTCCAGCGCGCAGGCATGGAATGCCGATCAGAGTCTGCTGGTTGTCCAAAAAGGCTGTCCGGGGCTGTGCTTTCTTGACGGGCAGAACTATCGGCCGCTGTTCCAGCGCCGCCCGTCCGGTGTGTGCGAATGGCACCCGACAGATCCTGCGCAAATGATCTGCGTCAGCAATACTGAGATATTTCGCTGGATAGTGCGCAGCGATGAGCGGATGACGATCTATGCTCCCACAGAGTACCGAAAGCTGGAATTCGGCCCCGGGAAGAACAATCTTTCGCGCGATGGTGATCGACTGGTGATCCGGGCTGTCAAACCGTCTGGCGAACGGGTCGCCTTTGCATACGACATACAATCCGTGACAAAATACCCCGATATCCAGCTTGATCATGAGGGCACCAACAACTATTGCACCATTTCGCCTTCGGGCCAGTACATCTTCTGCCATGAAGACATGCCTGACGGCAGGGACATCGCCGACATCTTCAGTTTTGACGGCCATCCGATCCAGCACTGGCCTGAGCATCATCGACCTGGCCACGGCGACATGACGATCGACAGCGATGGCAGCGATGTCTATGTCGGAATAAGCAAGAGCGAGCCGGACAAATATCAAGTCATCAAGAGGCGCCTCTCAGACGGTAAGGTGACGGTTCTGACACCGCCCGGCTTTGCGCAGCACGCATCGGCCCGCAGCATCAACCGGCCGGGCTGGGTATTCCTGACATATAGCGGCTCATACGAGCGGGCAGGGCGAAGCGGAACGACTCCCTTGTATGGGGAAATCGTCGCATTAAAAATTGACGGAAGGGGCGAAATTCGGCGTATCGTCCATCATCGAAGTGTGAAACACGACTATCTGAGCGAGGCGCATGCATCGCCTTCACCTGATGGC
The nucleotide sequence above comes from Ensifer adhaerens. Encoded proteins:
- a CDS encoding Calx-beta domain-containing protein; amino-acid sequence: MVDKIGTDAGEDLTGGAENDLLDGKGGNDRLYGKDGNDILYGRSGDDLLDGMAGADTMYGGSGNDRYRIDNVGDVISEDENNDGIDDGGIDLVESSVTFTLPKFFENLTLTGTDAINATGNELDNKIKGNAAANVLAGDGGKDILTGGGGADTFLFGPAAVSSTDRVVDFDADDRFGIFAADYGLRAGSGLTNGRLSSDYFTIVSSGNQASTSHGQFIYLSGTRTLMWDGDGAGGAAGIAIATFDTDIASFLSADRFMIFGSGGSEPSPQISITDGAPNPQTEGSTATIKFMITLSEAASEAVRITYSTQDGTATASEDFVGVSGGVVDIPAGQTSVEVTINLRDDTIVENTETFKVLINSAKLVTSGTALTLADSSGTGSIADNDLSPPSHPTVVNIIDTSIKAGGINSSDPSGLAYVPGQGLFLSDSEVDESPFFRANNLFQISTSGVLENSFSLATFTKEPTGLAFNPVTGHLLITDDDKYSIYWVDPKNPTARLGTASAKSLNCDDPEDVAVNPNNGNVFIVNGTSHTIVEIDKTFSQVLSRITLPVEIKDPEALAYDAQHDVFFVGGGFSKNIWVVDHGGNILQSIDLLKDYRNPIGGTSVKVKDLELAPSSDPNDDPGKMNLYVADYGNSHVNDGRVIEIDLGHDWLIVA
- a CDS encoding glycosyltransferase family 4 protein — translated: MSILSSHEQRTTEQVDHRLRIVFVISRGDEIGGAHIHVRDLSTALRSRGAEVTILAGRDGRFANHLRDCGIPIHCVQNLHRSVGPFQAVKAVLEIRELLRQLRPDIVSTHSTTAGLLGRIAASSLGIPALFTAHGWGFTKGHPWIHRVIFWLVEWAAAPLASRIITVCESDFSAAERSFLTRKDRLVAIPNAMPDVKESLRARPERSPPKIVMVARMAWQKDHATLLRALAQLTDLDWQLELVGDGPLLSSVEALAASLGIASRVRFAGYRQDVAERLADGQIFVLASNWEGFPRSILEAMRAGLPVIASDVGGVRESVRESETGFVVPRGNIDVLRDRLRLLIAAPLYRRQMGEAGRAWYEKRFSLDRLVAETTAVYDSVLSDS
- a CDS encoding SDR family NAD(P)-dependent oxidoreductase, giving the protein MAIDTRYDGLKTVITGADGFIGSHLAESLVRQGAKVTALSLYNSFGQRGWLDDTPAELRQAMNLVAGDVRDSHFVRKLVDGADVVFHLAALIAIPYSYSAPQSYVDTNVTGTVNVLEACRAGGVGRMVHTSTSEVYGTALFTPITEEHPLQGQSPYSASKIGADKMVEAYARSFETPAVIMRPFNTYGPRQSERAVIPTIIRQALQPESKEIRIGDLSPIRDFNFVDDTVSAFLAIGRAEQLKWGAAYNAGSGFAVTISETVDRIRELVAGPAKPIIAEDVRKRPAASEVMALIADSDRLRELTGWAPRETLDSGLEKTIEWWRYRIAAGRVRPELSYLT
- a CDS encoding dTMP kinase produces the protein MFSRRHLTSMQPKAYLAGLAGPETTSALPAPKEPIRRLLASLDRMGLRYCHWKSNLRLAESLAGEGDLDLLVDRQDAAGFQTALVESGFKLAVSANGAGHPGVFHAFALDPDAPQLLHVHAYFQIVTGDSLVKAYHLPVEWALLANTRRLHGVPVPTVEAELVLFALRVALKHTSLAELFLLQRHYDLVLQELRWLCASANLGKAEELWTTWFSGAPVSLLHDLIEAIAEPRAMVRRILLGRQLAVQLRGWRRLNTLSEALSRIQRVLLLLLRRRRRLIPIAAGLVIAFVGPMGTGKSTLSLASARILGHHFDVRAVHVGKPPATFVSLLPRLLLPLARRILPGHRSSARAEREQQQNVPPSLLNTLWLTVLAHDRRALLSRCWRYAAAGSIVIADRYPSATLGAVDSSRFDDEALARCGRGLKQWLMRRERALYTGLPQPTLVIRLTAPIETSLRRDAVRIKKEGPDPAAVKRRRKIEMETEFPNSRVISVDTDQPLEDTVKAVMQALWSCV
- a CDS encoding O-antigen ligase family protein, which produces MINDGLLAFGLLLSTATQLRLPGTPWGAGEALLTIWIIGALADLAHRGAPALTRPLSHMLLFWAVFTFAQSIGLFLGLATDNIYPSGVLHTGQAYAFVAILSLLLVILPAWRLHRVAWTFSVGGAVAVILLIAGGYGMVPMPGLGFWEWNRFIGWSMNPNQFGLLCTVLVLLSLQRAEAEVRLHTKIFALSCMAPPFIAGILTRSDSFTLAIGFAAPLFVGSKFLIRFMRAERHPSLLMTVACLIILSLPLLLASVAPFTPKIEENARQAIVETMSENDQAEDRFRLWSEAVEIGLKSGMLGLGPGPHLLGKRTKLPPPEKAEAHNTALDLITQGGLLAMLIFFWIITVALIAAYRAGLIAVASLIFSLFVYSNFHLVVRHPIFWFSVVLGLAAMHSFAPRKLTHARPLDISPSAPRTRA